One segment of Lytechinus pictus isolate F3 Inbred chromosome 13, Lp3.0, whole genome shotgun sequence DNA contains the following:
- the LOC129274240 gene encoding cubilin-like: MAHSKSRTRRQARFTGFKESRQKLELLRVRMSDIDEDLRPCDESDLTKGVQCIEEDKCITWNQVCDEIQDCGIPQLADCLNQTVKNYGSEREELCNGDENRKWCELKEHLPRRCGEDIDMSDMTNKSVRIVSPNYPRLYPSDMYCYWQIKTTEGSSLAVSITKFDTESDYDFFSLGKGEKEDEEDPTRYLIYKHSGPDIPQPRSFRVNSDTIWMSFKSDDWDNFSGFEITVADTSVFDPGNVAQSPFPDAKNKSCGGTIRLDVDSEQEITSPGYPEPYGNYMECDWVIRIVRGRRIGISFKSFDLETNQDFVEIGTGGTPGSNEAPSRPEVRSDYFTGGGKLTGRNPSSKPIVIDNNQAWMRFTSDPANAWRGFRAIVRDQPYTGCGGSIDVPEDGSIVVASPLFPDLGYRINLNCIWKFTGAPGRQLSVIFKEFATEKRYDTVSAGYGGGPANDGSNYVIDDHSGNELPDPVGFDTPQNEAWVYFRSDASVIDRGFKVEVSDTSIRPANFTPETRPTQEPDTNCGGEVEAAVGSTKLVINSPRAGSKYRKLLDCLWEIEVPFSGKVRISFSQFQTEKNRDVIKVGNGTDPDEGEPFLVHSGREKPEDIITTAHNLWVRFITDYDYELSGWTMVIETLPYNNCSGHLHILAEGGITIGSPNYPYNYNNGETCYYQIIGAPGKRIELQFLMFNTEPGNDILSIGEGCIMGGGDIIVDEYSGHNRPMQDQSQGRYFSRTNAVWMIFNTTDYSDYAGWLINFKDAMTPADDSPVCPIFIPPTRPPPTTRAPYTVPIYSEDTNFSGDNFLPDWYNDLTDTQNENQDADFEDTPVGSGAYALPPKPYHP; the protein is encoded by the exons ATGGCACATTCGAAGTCGAGGACGCGTCGTCAAGCGCGATTTACAGGATTTAAGGAATCGCGGCAGAAACTGGAGTTACTCAGGGTTCGTATGAGTGATATCGATGAAGACCTAAGAC CATGTGACGAATCAGACCTCACGAAAGGAGTCCAGTGCATCGAGGAAGACAAATGCATCACGTGGAATCAAGTCTGTGATGAGATACAAGACTGCGGTATCCCACAGCTCGCAGACTGCCTCAACCAGACTGTGAAGAACTATGGCAGCGAGAGGGAAGAGCTGTGTAATGGCGACGAGAACAGAAAATGGTGCGAGCTCAAGGAGCATCTTCCAAGGA GATGTGGCGAAGACATCGATATGTCTGATATGACCAACAAGAGTGTTCGAATAGTTTCCCCTAACTACCCACGACTGTACCCAAGCGATATGTACTGTTACTGGCAGATCAAAACCACAGAGGGTAGCAGTCTTGCTGTCTCCATTACGAAATTCGACACAGAATCAGACTACGACTTCTTCAGTTTAGGAAAAG GTGAGAAGGAGGATGAAGAAGATCCCACGCGTTACCTGATCTACAAACACAGTGGACCAGATATACCACAACCGAGATCATTCCGCGTCAACAGTGACACGATATGGATGAGTTTTAAGAGTGATGACTGGGACAACTTCTCAGGCTTTGAGATTACCGTTGCTGATACATCTGTCTTTG ATCCCGGAAATGTCGCCCAAAGCCCTTTCCCAGATGCAAAGAATAAAT CTTGTGGAGGGACTATCAGACTAGACGTAGATTCGGAACAGGAAATCACTTCACCTGGATACCCAGAGCCTTATGGCAACTACATGGAATGTGATTGGGTCATCCGTATCGTAAGAGGTCGGCGTATTGGTATATCCTTCAAGAGCTTCGATCTAGAGACTAACCAG GACTTCGTGGAAATCGGAACAGGCGGCACCCCTGGATCCAACGAAGCACCTAGTCGGCCTGAAGTAAGAAGCGATTATTTCACCGGAGGCGGAAAGCTCACTGGACGCAACCCTTCTTCCAAACCCATAGTAATTGATAACAATCAAGCTTGGATGAGGTTTACCAGTGACCCAGCCAATGCCTGGCGTGGCTTCAGGGCTATCGTAAGAGACCAACCCTATACTG GTTGTGGTGGATCCATCGACGTACCTGAGGACGGGTCCATCGTTGTAGCTTCACCTCTCTTCCCTGACTTGGGCTACCGGATAAACCTCAACTGCATCTGGAAGTTTACCGGAGCCCCCGGACGCCAACTTTCCGTCATTTTCAAAGAATTCGCCACAGAAAAGAGGTACGACACTGTCAGCGCTGGATACGGTGGAGGCCCTGCCAATGATGGATCAAATTACGTAATCGATGACCACAGTGGTAATGAATTGCCGGACCCAGTCGGGTTCGATACTCCTCAGAATGAAGCTTGGGTTTATTTTAGATCAGACGCCTCTGTCATCGATCGAGGGTTCAAAGTAGAAGTATCTGATACCAGCATTAGAC CTGCAAATTTTACACCCGAGACACGTCCCACACAGGAGCCAGACACAA ATTGCGGAGGCGAGGTAGAAGCTGCCGTCGGCAGCACTAAACTGGTTATTAACTCACCACGAGCTGGTTCTAAATACAGGAAACTACTGGACTGTCTGTGGGAGATCGAGGTCCCTTTCAGCGGGAAAGTCCGCATTTCCTTCTCGCAATTCCAAACAGAGAAGAACCGCGATGTCATCAAGGTCGGTAACGGAACGGACCCTGACGAAGGAGAGCCGTTTCTCGTTCACAGCGGCCGCGAAAAGCCCGAAGATATCATTACAACCGCTCACAATCTTTGGGTCCGATTCATCACCGATTATGACTATGAGCTTTCTGGTTGGACTATGGTCATTGAAACCTTGCCATACAATA ACTGCAGTGGTCACCTCCACATCCTTGCTGAAGGAGGCATCACCATTGGCTCACCCAACTATCCTTACAACTACAACAATGGAGAGACCTGCTATTACCAGATCATTGGGGCGCCCGGAAAGAGGATAGAGTTGCAGTTTCTGATGTTCAATACAGAACCGGGCAACGATATCCTGAGCATCGGGGAAGGCTGCATCATGGGAGGCGGGGATATCATAGTCGACGAATACAGCGGACATAATAGGCCTATGCAAGACCAATCTCAAGGTCGATACTTCTCCCGAACAAACGCTGTCTGGATGATCTTCAATACCACTGATTACAGCGATTACGCCGGATGGCTCATCAACTTTAAAGACGCTATGACTCCTGCTg